The following are encoded in a window of Sminthopsis crassicaudata isolate SCR6 chromosome 3, ASM4859323v1, whole genome shotgun sequence genomic DNA:
- the LOC141560030 gene encoding sulfotransferase 2A1-like, giving the protein MENPTKFVFFKGVPLLPSYHDVEHIQRMQDEFELQDEDVMIVTYPKSGTHWMIHILSLIYSKGDPTWVKSVPYWKHCPWIEIKNHMEMVKNKVDCHLFTSHLPVQLFPKSYFTSKAKILYVARNPRDVLVSLYHYKNHVPRYPLYSTFEHFFEEFLQGKLPLGSWFDHIKGWLPMRNSEKFLFLTYEELHQNLKGSVEKICQFLGKELSEEEINSVVKNASFQVMKNYILENKEPIFPGNMESVKITMMRKGICGDWKNHFTVTQMETFNKLYQEKMKGMDQDLFPWDQC; this is encoded by the exons ATGGAGAACCCCACAAAATTTGTCTTTTTCAAGGGAGTCCCTCTCCTTCCCAGTTATCATGATGTGGAACATATTCAAAGAATGCAAGATGAGTTTGAGCTTCAGGATGAAGATGTCATGATAGTGACCTACCCCAAGTCAG GAACCCACTGGATGATACACATCCTCAGCCTGATCTACTCAAAAGGGGACCCCACTTGGGTTAAATCTGTCCCTTATTGGAAACATTGTCCCTGGATAGAGATAAAAAATCACATGGAAATGGTCAAGAATAAGGTGGACTGCCATCTCTTCACTTCCCATCTCCCAGTCCAACTCTTCCCTAAGTCCTATTTCACCAGCAAGGCCAAG ATCCTTTATGTTGCTAGGAATCCAAGGGACGTCCTTGTATCTTTATACCATTATAAAAATCATGTCCCACGTTACCCGTTATACTCAACTTTTGAGCATTTCTTTGAAGAGTTCCTGCAGGGAAAAT tACCACTTGGGTCCTGGTTTGACCACATCAAAGGATGGCTTCCCATGAGAAATTCTGAGAAGTTTTTGTTCCTAACCTATGAGGAACTTCATCAA AACCTTAAGGGCAGTGTGGAAAAAATTTGTCAATTCTTGGGCAAGGAGCTGAGTGaggaagaaattaattcagtCGTGAAGAATGCTTCCTTCCAAGTCATGAAAAACTATATCCTGGAAAACAAAGAACCTATATTTCCTGGAAATATGGAATCTGTTAAAATTACGATGATGAGAAAAG GAATCTGTGGAGACTGGAAAAACCACTTCACAGTGACTCAAATGGAGACATTCAACAAGCTGTACCAAGAGAAGATGAAGGGGATGGACCAAGATCTCTTCCCATGGGATCAATGCTGA